One segment of Humidesulfovibrio mexicanus DNA contains the following:
- a CDS encoding FadR/GntR family transcriptional regulator, which translates to MLKGSSFSVGDRLPGERRLAELFETSRNTIREVLCNLETMGYVEIRQKSGCYLKSKEGRISWEQLRRRRSQTATRQILDTLALVLPGLAREQAARLSPVAVADLENITARLGEAIVNFDIAAFSRIYIGFFLTLARVSANDYLILLLEELQAAAHNLDDAGIGLAEARTGFLFEYHVELFNALKSARAEEAQTLAAKCMDAFAAMVLPGEWPGNETTR; encoded by the coding sequence ATGCTCAAGGGCTCCTCCTTTTCCGTGGGCGATCGCCTGCCCGGCGAACGCCGTCTTGCGGAACTGTTCGAGACCAGCCGCAACACCATCCGCGAGGTGCTCTGCAACCTTGAGACCATGGGCTATGTGGAGATCCGCCAGAAGAGCGGCTGCTACCTCAAGAGCAAGGAAGGCCGCATCAGCTGGGAGCAGCTGCGCAGGCGCAGGTCGCAAACCGCCACGCGGCAGATTCTGGACACCCTGGCCCTGGTGCTTCCCGGCCTGGCGCGCGAGCAGGCCGCGCGCCTGTCGCCCGTGGCCGTGGCTGATCTTGAAAACATCACGGCGCGCCTGGGCGAAGCCATCGTCAATTTCGACATCGCCGCCTTCAGCCGCATCTACATCGGTTTCTTCCTCACCCTGGCACGGGTCTCGGCCAACGACTACCTGATCCTGCTTCTGGAGGAGCTCCAGGCGGCGGCCCACAACCTGGACGATGCGGGCATTGGTCTTGCCGAAGCCCGGACCGGTTTCCTGTTCGAGTACCACGTTGAGCTTTTCAACGCGCTGAAAAGCGCCAGGGCCGAGGAGGCCCAGACGCTGGCCGCGAAATGTATGGATGCCTTTGCAGCAATGGTGCTGCCCGGGGAATGGCCGGGCAACGAAACCACACGGTGA